The Miscanthus floridulus cultivar M001 chromosome 7, ASM1932011v1, whole genome shotgun sequence genome includes a region encoding these proteins:
- the LOC136465041 gene encoding probable LRR receptor-like serine/threonine-protein kinase At3g47570: MLTGSIPVFGSLPNLEILDVGANMLEQGDWGFLSSLSNCTKLTKLGLDSSNLQGQIPEEVGNLISLNTLSMSNNQLSHNIPSTLGQCVLLESLQLQGNLLDGSIPQSFMNLVGINEMDLSQNNLSGTIPGFLSSLSNLHILNLSFNNFEGVVPLGGIFSNGVVSIQGNDGLCTSTIPAFGLPLCTQWVHRGRTNFLIAKILLPTSFFVVVASSCLVIILKRKNKKSVPRSKQHDKDMMRLTFQDITIATDQFSSVNLICSGSFGAVYKGCLELEVNIVAIKIFNLDIFGANESFTAECETLKRIKHRNLVKVITLCSSLDLTGKEFKALVFKYMPNGNLDMWLHPEVHEPGQRKNMSLRQRISIATDVALAMDYLHNQLADPLIHCDLKPRSLACLKGSFGYIAPEYGTNVEISTRGDVYSFGVLLLEMITGTRPTDEKLNNGTNLHEYINSAFPNNIHTILDPMLRTKMKQKKQISSRIA, encoded by the exons ATGCTAACTGGTTCCATTCCAGTCTTTGGATCATTGCCAAACTTGGAGATTCTTGATGTTGGTGCCAATATGCTAGAACAAGGTGACTGGGGCTTCCTCTCCTCCCTCTCAAATTGCACTAAATTGACTAAGTTGGGGCTAGACTCCAGTAATCTCCAGG GACAAATACCAGAAGAAGTAGGCAACCTCATTAGTCTAAACACTCTTAGTATGTCAAACAACCAGTTGTCCCATAATATCCCATCCACTCTTGGCCAGTGTGTGCTTCTAGAGTCACTTCAGCTGCAAGGCAACCTCCTTGATGGAAGCATTCCGCAGTCTTTCATGAACTTGGTTGGAATAAATGAGATGGATCTTTCACAAAACAATTTGTCTGGAACAATCCCAGGGTTCCTCTCATCGTTGAGTAATCTACACATTCTAAACTTATCCTTCAACAATTTTGAAGGAGTAGTTCCATTGGGTGGTATATTTAGTAATGGTGTGGTGTCAATTCAAGGAAATGATGGATTATGTACAAGCACCATTCCAGCATTTGGTTTACCTCTTTGCACACAATGGGTCCACCGGGGGAGAACGAACTTTTTGATTGCAAAGATCCTACTACCTACTAGCTTCTTTGTTGTTGTTGCATCGTCATGCCTCGTGATTATTCTTAAGAGGAAGAACAAGAAGTCAGTGCCACGGTCCAAACAGCATGATAAGGATATGATGAGGTTAACGTTTCAGGACATTACAATTGCAACCGATCAGTTTTCTTCTGTCAACTTGATCTGTTCAGGATCATTTGGAGCAGTTTATAAGGGTTGTCTTGAGCTTGAGGTCAACATAGTTGCTATCAAGATTTTTAACCTTGACATATTTGGAGCTAATGAAAGCTTCACTGCAGAATGTGAAACCCTTAAAAGAATTAAACATCGAAATCTTGTTAAAGTCATTACTTTATGCTCATCATTGGATTTGACTGGCAAAGAATTCAAGGCTCTTGTGTTCAAGTACATGCCCAATGGGAACTTAGATATGTGGCTACATCCAGAGGTCCATGAACCAGGTCAAAGAAAGAACATGAGTTTGAGGCAGAGAATTTCAATAGCCACGGATGTAGCGCTTGCTATGGATTATCTTCATAATCAGTTAGCAGATCCGCTGATACATTGTGATTTGAAGCCAA GAAGCTTGGCTTGCCTAAAAGGATCATTTGGATACATTGCACCAG AGTATGGAACAAACGTAGAGATCTCGACCAGGGGAGATGTCTACAGCTTTGGAGTGCTTCTGTTGGAAATGATTACAGGGACTCGTCCAACTGATGAGAAGCTCAATAATGGTACAAACCTGCATGAATATATTAACAGTGCGTTTCCCAATAATATTCACACAATTCTTGATCCTATGCTGCGCACCAAGATGAAACAAAAGAAACAGATATCAAGCAGAATTGCATAA